GATTTGTTATTTCATCTGTCTACCTATTGGGGAGCATATCATTTATCGTTCAGTTCTTTCGATTCTTTTGCATAAGAAACTCTTGCAGAGTTTACTACAGTTAAATCTGAACCCATATGATTTACAAGGCGAACATAGCCCTTATCTAATACGTTTATAATATTCATTTGATTTGCTCTCCTTTATTTTTTCTTTCGTATGTAAAATATGTATAGGGTATAAACCCTTCTACTTTTTGTTGATAGGTGATTTCAAACTCATCTTTATTAAACATTGGAAAAAAGATATTACCTTCATATTCCTTTTCGATAATAGTTAAATATATTCTATCGGCAAATGGTAACGATTCCTTATATATTTCTCCACCACCTGCAATAAAAATTTCATCTTCTTGTTGTAGTAAATTAAAAGCCCTCTCTAACGATTCTACAGTCAGGCAATTATTATAATTAATATCTTTAGATTTTGAGATAATAATTGTCTTTCTGTTCGGCAGTGGCTGACCAATAGATTCAAATGTCTTTCTACCCATAATTACTGATTTACCCATAGTTAAATCCTTAAATCGAACCTGTTCACCAGGAATCTTCCATGGTATATCCTTATCTTTGCCGATTACGTAATTACTTGAAATTGCAGCAATTAATGAAATGATCATTTTCTTAACTCCCTTTGAAAGAAACTAATTTATTTTATAATGCGGATAAATCAAAAAAACTTTAAAATAGCTCTTCTTCATTAATTGTCTATTTCTAATAGCTTCCTATATAGCGATGCTCTTGACACATTTGTAATTTCACAAATTTGATTTACAGTCATTTTTCCTTCTCTATATAGCTTTACTGCATAATTCATTCCTGCATGATTTTTATGATATTTCTTTAACCTACCTTTAAATTTCCCTTCTTTCTTAGCCAAATCAATCCCTTCACGCTGTCGCATACGTATAAGATCTCGTTCTAACTGATTTACCCCAGCCATAACTGTAATTAAGAATTGGCTGTATGGATTATCTTCTGATAAATCTAGCCATGTATCCTTGATTGATTTTAAACTTGCTTTTTTACTTCGTATTATATCAATCAATTCAAATAAATCCTGCGTACTTCGAGTAATCCGAGTTAAGTCTGTAACATAAATAATGTCACCTTTCTGTAAATCCTCTAACATTTTTTGAAGTTGCTCACGATCCTTTGTTGATCCGGAAACTTTTTCTTCAAAAATAATATCCATTCCGATTTCGTTCAATTGCTGAAATTGCCTTGAAGGATTTTGGCTAGCCGAACTGACACGTATATAACCAATTTTCCGCAAAATATCACCTCGTTTTTGAGACAAGTCTTATGAGACACCCATAACACTGATTCTATCAGCCTTCTACTATTGTATCAATAGAGTACACTCTATTGATATATAATTAAATTAATTAACTGAATAATTACAGAAATGAGATGATACTTTATGAAAATTGCGAGAGGTAGAGAATTGCTTACACCGGAACAGCGACAGGCTCTTATGCAAATTCCTGAAGATGAATGGGTGCTAGGAACCTACTACACTTTTTCCAAACGAGATTTAGAAATTATAAATAAACGAAGGAGAGAAGAAAACCGTTTAGGGTTCGCTGTTCAATTAGCCGTTCTTCGGTATCCCGGTTGGCCATACACTCATATCAAAAACATCCCGGATTCAGTCATACATTATATATCGAAACAAATCGGCGCCACTCCATCTTCGCTTAGTCTTTATCCTCAAAGAGAAAATACACTTTGGGATCATTTGAAAGAAATTCGTAGTGAATACGACTTTTTAACTTTTACTCTAAAAGAATATCGAATGACATTTAAGCACCTTCATCAATTGGCTTTGGAAAATGGTGATGCTATTCATCTACTACATGAATGCATAGATTTTCTAAGA
The sequence above is drawn from the Exiguobacterium aurantiacum genome and encodes:
- the dfrE gene encoding trimethoprim-resistant dihydrofolate reductase DfrE translates to MIISLIAAISSNYVIGKDKDIPWKIPGEQVRFKDLTMGKSVIMGRKTFESIGQPLPNRKTIIISKSKDINYNNCLTVESLERAFNLLQQEDEIFIAGGGEIYKESLPFADRIYLTIIEKEYEGNIFFPMFNKDEFEITYQQKVEGFIPYTYFTYERKNKGEQIK
- a CDS encoding recombinase family protein; translation: MRKIGYIRVSSASQNPSRQFQQLNEIGMDIIFEEKVSGSTKDREQLQKMLEDLQKGDIIYVTDLTRITRSTQDLFELIDIIRSKKASLKSIKDTWLDLSEDNPYSQFLITVMAGVNQLERDLIRMRQREGIDLAKKEGKFKGRLKKYHKNHAGMNYAVKLYREGKMTVNQICEITNVSRASLYRKLLEIDN